One region of Stegostoma tigrinum isolate sSteTig4 chromosome 19, sSteTig4.hap1, whole genome shotgun sequence genomic DNA includes:
- the abraa gene encoding actin-binding Rho-activating protein yields MNTEPRFPRPASKAIKKFRCVSLVNSLAKNWQKWANEHSLRQKSEPQGWLPEGFKDDASVKENKSWITKQERPTKMLQSESKSNDPGKIVDSSKELSGSRGLELSIRTIPVTKTVNNRPKSGSNELVSFMTDRFNQTEPDVAPKPFLANRSPTRRRLCHNKALEMSQTWEKWEKEEKGSVISEDKSNTEEKRKEKESNKKDDAVDRGKRKRSVPSAQVRTIEDLKKAWLRWADDHIERQKTNPFSDEFDYDYAKGLRLKKGDEGYGQPKEGSKTAERGRRAQEHVYKEMQEMCFIIRTMGILGADGKTRVTFGNLFDRYVTVSDKVVGILMRARKHGLLDFEGEMLWKGEHDGIIITLNE; encoded by the coding sequence ATGAACACCGAGCCCAGGTTTCCAAGACCAGCCAGTAAAGCCATCAAGAAGTTCAGGTGCGTCTCTCTGGTGAATAGTTTGGCCAAAAACTGGCAGAAATGGGCAAATGAACATTCACTTAGACAGAAATCGGAGCCTCAAGGTTGGCTACCTGAAGGTTTTAAAGATGACGCCTCTGTCAAGGAGAACAAAAGCTGGATCACCAAGCAGGAAAGGCCTACAAAGATGCTCCAAAGTGAATCCAAAAGCAACGACCCTGGCAAAATTGTGGACTCTAGCAAGGAGCTGAGTGGATCCCGAGGATTAGAACTGAGCATCAGAACCATTCCAGTCACTAAGACAGTTAACAACAGGCCCAAGTCGGGGAGTAACGAGCTGGTGAGTTTCATGACGGACCGTTTCAATCAGACAGAACCAGATGTGGCACCGAAACCTTTCTTGGCCAACAGATCACCAACAAGGAGACGCTTGTGCCACAACAAGGCATTGGAGATGTCACAAACTTGGGAGAAGTGGGAGAAGGAAGAGAAAGGCAGTGTAATTAGCGAAGACAAGAGCAACACAGAAGAgaaaaggaaggagaaagagTCTAATAAAAAGGATGATGCAGTTGACAGAGGGAAGAGGAAGAGATCAGTCCCAAGTGCCCAGGTGCGCACAATAGAAGACCTGAAGAAGGCCTGGCTGAGATGGGCCGACGATCACATTGAGAGGCAAAAGACAAACCCTTTCAGCGATGAGTTTGACTATGATTACGCCAAAGGCCTCCGATTGAAGAAGGGAGATGAAGGCTACGGGCAGCCGAAGGAGGGCAGCAAGACAGCAGAAAGAGGCCGGCGAGCTCAGGAACATGTGTAcaaggaaatgcaggagatgtgcTTCATTATCAGGACCATGGGGATACTGGGAGCAGATGGGAAGACCAGGGTTACCTTTGGAAATTTGTTTGACAGATATGTTACTGTCTCAGATAAAGTTGTTGGGATTTTGATGAGGGCCAGGAAGCATGGACTGTTAGACTTTGAGGGCGAAATGTTATGGAAGGGAGAGCACGATGGTATCATTATTACTCTTAATGAATGA